GCACCTCGTCGTGGTGCGCCAGGCAGCTCTCCACGTACATCTGCAGCTCCCCCTCCGGCAGGTGCTGCTGCAGCGCCGCCCGCAGCTCGTACATGAGCCGGTTGTGCTCCTCCTGCCACCGCGCGTACTCCACGTCGAACATCGCCGCCTCTGCTGGCCAATTGCTTCGAATTATAGCTTGTAGCAGCGCGACGACATGCATCTGATATTCTGGATTGCTAGCTCAAGGACGGAGATGGGGATGGACGGACGGGTGGGTACCTGAGCTGAGGCCGTCGATGCCGCCGATGCCTTTTCCGGCAATGCCTTGCTCGGCGAGGAGGCTGCTGCCGGGGTAGAGCACTCcctgtgcacacacacacacacatgaatgtGCATACACAGATTGGGTAGAGACTAGAGAATGAGAAGAGAGCGGCTTTGATTTTCTTGCAAATATGTACCTGAGCTCTTGCGCTGTGGAGTTCTTGCTCGATCTGAGCCAGCCTGATCCTGCTGGACTCGAGCTGCTGGATATAGGCCTATTGAATAGAGAAATGTAAAGTAATTAATCAACACTGTGCAAAATGAGGCCGCCATTGATCGTAGAGAGAAGAATGTTAACCAATTAAGGTTCGTTTTTCATGTAGCATAGCATATATATTTTGCCTTTTCTGCCGCTCGTGTTCTTGCCATTTGGGTGTTATAAAACTGTTGCTTGACTCACTCACCTTCTTCCTCAGCCTGCTCTTCCTCGCCGCCTCCCTGTTCTGGGCTAGCCTCCTCAGCGTCTGCATTTCGTCAATTACCAGAAATTGAGTTGCATCTCCAACACAACCATGGAAAGAAACACCAGCAGCACTACTGCCTATATATGCTTGATTTTTCATAAGGACACTTGACAATAAGACAAGTTTAGTTAGTTGTTACTTTTGGGTCGCGTTCGCCGGTGGATAAGCCCCTCTTGTGCTCCTTCTGCAACCACGAAAGAAAAGGAgatcaataacatatatatatcgTCAGTCAATTAAAACAACAATATGACACGGGGCCGGCAGCGGAATTAACAACAAATCTAGCTAGCTACAGCCTACAGATAGTTGGGTTAGTTAATTAGGTGAGGTTAACTGGTAGTGTAGCTAGCTAGCTGCTCTATCACGGTCACGGTCATACTCACCTTTGTCAGCGGCTTGACATCCTTGTTGTTGCTGACCCCTGCGGACTCGGCGGTGGCGAAGGCCGGTTGTTGTTGCTGGTGCTGCAGGTGGAGGTGGTGTTCCTGCTGCTGCCTCCTGCTCCCCGCCGCCAACTCCTCCATGGCCGCCGCGgctgcctgctgctgctgctggtgatgGTAGTCCGGCGACGACCTGCCGCTCGGCATCTTGGACCCCACGGGCGCTGGCGACAGGACTAGACCAAGCTCCCCCTGCACGCCAATCACATCACAACCACAAGGATATTAAACAAGGTGGCAAACATCAACAACAAAACCAGATCGATGAAGTTGTGGCTTACCTTTGGTGATGGCTCCACATGCATCGGCTGGGAGGGGAAGATGTTGAGGGTCTCTGCATCCATGAACAAGACGAACAAGGAGGGAGAGAGGCAAATGAGTGAGCTGATGGAAGGAACCGAGCAAGAGATTGATGCACATATACAGGAGCTCGCCCGCCACTGGAGCTGTTGAGGTTTGCTGTCGTACGTTCTCGTGCGGACGGGAACAAAATAATCATGGCAGGCGCGTACAGCGGCAGCGAGATCGCTGGCACTGGCGCTCTGGCGGTACGAGCTGGTGGTCTGGCCGTCCGTCCTGGCGCGCGACACACGAGAAAGCTGGGCTGGGCACTGGGGTACGGGGAGATACGGCGCAGTGGAGCGGGGCCGGGGCAGGAGGGATGCGCACAGCTTAGGCATGCATGCTCCTGTCCTGCCTGCGCCCGAACCGGCAGAGAAGCGGGCCGGGGAGTGGATAGGGCTCGGATCGGGTCAAACAAACGCCACATATGCGGACGCACGCCATTGCAGGCGtagcggtggtggagtccggaggcgGAGATCACCCCCTCTGCGTGCATGTGTCTGCGCCCCGCTGCCGCGGGCACATGCAGCATGCGGCATGCGGCAGCCCCGTCGCGGCCCTCGCTCGCCGCGAAATGATTGAGCAGCGTCTGTTACATGTCACACTCACGGTCCGACCGCCCAAACCGCAAAGGAGGAGAGAGAAAGGGGAGGATGAGAGAGAGTTTTGTTGTGTTGCATGCGTTCCATGGACGACTTTGAGCAAGCATATGTATTCTTGGAGGGATTCCACACCACACCCACATGGTCCTCGCCGATGGCAGGCCGGGCACCGCAGATTTGCAGCAGCAGATCGATCCTGGTCAAAATGGGGTACCTGCTTCAGAATCTGCCGCAGGCCGGCCGGCTGGTCATACGATCGTTTTCCCTAAAACTCCGGAAAAAGATGCATGCGCCTTTCTGCATGCACCAGATCAGAGCTAATGGCTAGGCGGCATCTCTGTCTCTCTACAGTCTACACCCATCACATCTATATTCCTCTTCCTATATGCGCCAAAGTCCTTTCCTTTTGATGGAATATATGTAATGTATATGTGTGATGTGCCAAAGTTGACACATCAGTTTCTGAGCCTTACCTACACCGCCCCACATTAACTACCGCTCCCGATTAAACGCACAATTAAGAAAGCGCCAATCAACTTTAACCGTCACTTCGTAATGATACGTACTACACGGAAAACACCTGCATTTAACCCCTGCAAAACTGCAAAAGAAACTGAAATTGACCCCGTTTTCTCGCAGAGATTTCGTGCGTGCACTTACGGCGCTGCTCTTGCTGCGTGGAGGCGTGGCCATGGTCGAGGTACATGAACAGGGCCTGGTCCAGCTCCCCAAGATGGTCATACGCGCCTGACGCCTCCTTGCCGCTCCTGCATGCATGGTTGTGCAACACAAACTCATAAGAATATACTATATCACTATTCAGTAGTAATATGTGTGGTGAAAGGAAACAGGTGATTTGCTGAAGCATGCACAGGGTTTGAGGaaccacacacacacatcatcatcatGAAATCATGCGCGCTGCTGCCATAAGCTAGCCTATGAATGTGTGATGCTATTATTGTGGCCTGGTCCAACTccaacccctcctcctcctctctgctcTGCGCTCGCTGCAggaggagtgggaacaggagcgtgTTGTGGAATCTTCTCTAGCCTTGCAGCACTaccactagtaggagtagtaggaggcATTTATTTGGCAGCCCAGGAAATATGCATGCATGGCATGGCTAGCCCCGGAATTTCTTGTGTGCAAGATATGCTCATTGAAAAATATACAAAAGCATGCATGCATGGACTGGTACATACTACTACTAGATGTATGTATGTACTGCTAGTGCATGTATAGACTGTGTATATGTTTGGCACTTACTATGTACTATAAATAATATTTTGTCCTAATCATTTAATTAATGGCAAGTGTGTTCTTGTTGTCATTCGGAAAACAATTGCTAATTAGTGTACCTAATGTCCAAAGGGAAGACTAGTGAGTTGTTAATTTCCACAACAATTCAACTATCTGAACCAAATTAACAAGCCATGACAATTCAGCGATCCGGCTCCAATTATCAGAACAGAACAATTCAACCATCTGCACGAAATATTAAGAAGAGAGGCGCCGATTGAGAATCGAAACTTGTTTCGCACATCGTCTAGAATTTCTCCTCCTCTCGGAGCAAAAGACAAAGAAATAAGGAATCGATGAAATTGCCAAAGTACTTGGATCTGTCATATCACAACCATATTCCTAATCTAAGAATCATCACTTGACTTTCCAAGTTATTTACATTGGCAAACAAAGGAGGAGACAGATGAACATGGATGAAAAAATTCGGTAGAAGAAGGCAGGTTTTCTAGCCTTTCTACTAGCCAGTTCATGTTTATCAAGAAACAAAGATAGAAACCAATTAAGACAGGCAAGAACAATTATGTATACCCGGTGCAAGAACCAcataaatcaagcaaactaaggaacacCTGAAGAAATTCcgccaaaaaaagaaggaagagtTGAAGAATCAGAGAGAACATGAAAAGCATAATAAAATCCAATCGAATTCCCGGATCGATACGGATAGATCAAAGACATGCGAGAACAGATGGGGGGAAGCAAATTAAAAAATTGAATTGGATTCAAGTGAATTGAGAACCGCACatgaagctcgcggcggcggcgtgcatggaggaggaggaagacgaggacggAGGGGCATGGTGATGTTGATGGCTGCTCATCCCGAAGGTGATGTCCATCTCCAGCGGCTGTTGCTGTTGCTGATGCTGATGTTGCTGCTGGCTGATGATGATCTCCTGCTGTTGCTGCTGTCCCTGGCCTTCACTCATCATCATCTCGAGGGAGACAGACGCCGACGGCGGACGACGCACACGCGCACACACAGGGAGGGGGGCTacagcttcctctctctctctctctctctctctctctctctctctctctctNNNNNNNNNNNNNNNNNNNNNNNNNNNNNNNNNNNNNNNNNNNNNNNNNNNNNNNNNNNNNNNNNNNNNNNNNNNNNNNNNNNNNNNNNNNNNNNNNNNNNNNNNNNNNNNNNNNNNNNNNNNNNNNNNNNNNNNNNNNNNNNNNNNNNNNNNNNNNNNNNNNNNNNNNNNNNNNNNNNNNNNNNNNNNNNNNNNNNNNNNNNNNNNNNNNNNNNNNNNNNNNNNNNNNNNNNNNNNNNNNNNTCTCTCTCTTTCTGCGTCTGCGTCTACGTATGTATATCTCCGGCCGGGCGAGACCTAAATACGGCTGGGTTTGACTCTAGGGGGGGCTAGCTGCCAAGGCACCACCTCTCTATCTATCTGCCTAGCAAGCTATCTTCTCCGCACCAGCAAACTACCCCGCAGCCGGCCGGGCGCCCGGCATGACCTCGgtcgatctatctatctatctctctatcCGGGGAGCCTAGCTCGTGATGGCGCCTTGGAGCCTAGCTAGCCGCTGCTTTGCCAACAAACTACTACCAGTTCTCCCCCCTTCGCCTCTCTAATGACGCTCTTGTCTACATGTAGTATCTccttttgcttgcttgtgtgtgtgtgtgtgggactgCCTGACTGTAGGTCTATGGGTTCCAGAAGGGCTGAGAGGCCATTAATGGCGAAAAAGACTTTCTGTTCGGCTCCATGCCTTCTTGCAACTAATGGCGCGCTTGCAAACACCCCGCTTttctccctctcttcctctcccttcTTTGCTTTGCTTTAACCCCCtccgcgctctctctctctctctagtctcccTGTGAGGTGGGGGAGCAGGTGAAGCACAACTGCACAACAACGTTGCCACTTTTAGCTTTGTTTTTCTACACGTTTTTGCACCGAAATCGTTTCATTTCCCCCCAT
Above is a window of Triticum dicoccoides isolate Atlit2015 ecotype Zavitan chromosome 5B, WEW_v2.0, whole genome shotgun sequence DNA encoding:
- the LOC119310835 gene encoding transcription factor TGA2-like isoform X2, yielding MMMSEGQGQQQQQEIIISQQQHQHQQQQQPLEMDITFGMSSHQHHHAPPSSSSSSSMHAAAASFMSGKEASGAYDHLGELDQALFMYLDHGHASTQQEQRQTLNIFPSQPMHVEPSPKGELGLVLSPAPVGSKMPSGRSSPDYHHQQQQQAAAAAMEELAAGSRRQQQEHHLHLQHQQQQPAFATAESAGVSNNKDVKPLTKKEHKRGLSTGERDPKTLRRLAQNREAARKSRLRKKAYIQQLESSRIRLAQIEQELHSARAQGVLYPGSSLLAEQGIAGKGIGGIDGLSSAEAAMFDVEYARWQEEHNRLMYELRAALQQHLPEGELQMYVESCLAHHDEVLAIKDAVIKGDVFHLISGVWRSPAERCFLWLGGFRPSEVIKMVLSHVEPLTEQQIVAVYGLQQSAVQTEEALSQGLDTLYQALSDTVVSDALTCCSTPNVSNYMGQMGLAVHKLTTLEGFVRQAEKLRQQMLHRLHQVLTARQMARSLLAVSDYFHRLRVLSSFWVNRNRMAPQDQQLEAGPHT
- the LOC119310835 gene encoding collagen alpha-1(I) chain-like isoform X1, coding for MPKLCASLLPRPRSTAPYLPVPQCPAQLSRVSRARTDGQTTSSYRQSASASDLAAAVRACHDYFVPVRTRTDPQHLPLPADACGAITKGGAWSSPVASARGVQDAERQVVAGLPSPAAAAGSRGGHGGVGGGEQEAAAGTPPPPAAPATTTGLRHRRVRRGQQQQGCQAADKEGAQEGLIHRRTRPKNAEEASPEQGGGEEEQAEEEGLYPAARVQQDQAGSDRARTPQRKSSGSALPRQQPPRRARHCRKRHRRHRRPQLRGGDVRRGVRAVAGGAQPAHVRAAGGAAAAPAGGGAADVRGELPGAPRRGAGHQGRRHQGRRLPPHLRRLEEPRRALLPLARRLPPLRGHQDGAFARGAADGAADRGGVRAAAVGGADGGGAEPGPGHPLPGALRHRRLRRAHLLLHPQRLQLHGPDGPRRPQAHHPRRLRQTGREAEAADAPPAAPGADGAADGAVAARRLRLLPPPPRAQLLLGQPQQDGAAGPAAGGRPSHLALNLIDPPPCVPACVHASRSSHACMRRHACL
- the LOC119310835 gene encoding transcription factor TGA2-like isoform X3 — encoded protein: MMMSEGQGQQQQQEIIISQQQHQHQQQQQPLEMDITFGMSSHQHHHAPPSSSSSSSMHAAAASFMSGKEASGAYDHLGELDQALFMYLDHGHASTQQEQRQTLNIFPSQPMHVEPSPKGELGLVLSPAPVGSKMPSGRSSPDYHHQQQQQAAAAAMEELAAGSRRQQQEHHLHLQHQQQQPAFATAESAGVSNNKDVKPLTKKEHKRGLSTGERDPKTLRRLAQNREAARKSRLRKKAYIQQLESSRIRLAQIEQELHSARAQGVLYPGSSLLAEQGIAGKGIGGIDGLSSEAAMFDVEYARWQEEHNRLMYELRAALQQHLPEGELQMYVESCLAHHDEVLAIKDAVIKGDVFHLISGVWRSPAERCFLWLGGFRPSEVIKMVLSHVEPLTEQQIVAVYGLQQSAVQTEEALSQGLDTLYQALSDTVVSDALTCCSTPNVSNYMGQMGLAVHKLTTLEGFVRQAEKLRQQMLHRLHQVLTARQMARSLLAVSDYFHRLRVLSSFWVNRNRMAPQDQQLEAGPHT